TGTGAGCATGCAACAACATTCGTGTTGATTTAGCATGAATACTGGCTGGTGCATACCACTCATCCCCCAAAATAGGATTACCTAATGCTTTCAGGTGTAATCGTAGCTGATGAGAGCGGCCAGTAATGGGTTTGAGTTCTACGCGGCTTTTCTGGCCATCATAATCCAATACTTTCCAGTAGGTATCCGCATTGCGTCCCATTTGATAGTCAATGCGCTGCTTGGGGCGGTTAGGCCAATCGACACAAAGTGGCAAAGTAATTCGGCCTTGGGGTTGGGGAAGTCGGCCTGCTACAACGGCCTGATAGGTTTTATTAACCACTCGGGTTTCAAACTGTTTACTGAGGTGGCGAAGACTGTCTAAATTCATAGCCATTACAATCAAGCCAGATGTTTGCCAGTCAAGTCGGTGGACTATTCTTGCCGTCGGAAATACTCGGGTAACGCGAGTAGCTAGGCTGTCATTAAGCTCAGGACGATTACTGGGTACAGTCAATAGTTTTGCTGGCTTATCAAAAACCGCAAGATCATCATCATAATAAATACAGTTGAGGTACCGCATAGCTGGCTCTAAAACTAGGATAATAGCGGGGTGCAGATTGTAGTGATTAGCAGGCAGTTAAACAAGTAAAAAGCAATAGATTGGAGGTTTAGTCAGAGGCAGCCAATTATATGGCTGCTCCTTGTTTTTTGAAAAATTAGCCGGGAAGGGTGACATTCAACTCTAAAATGGAGCAGTTGTCAGCATTATCAACACTCACACTGACTTGATCATTTTCAATCTCAATGTATTTTCTAACCACGGCTAAAATATCTTGTTGTAAGTTGGGCAAGTAGTCCGGGCCATCACGGGTCGCTCGTTCATGAGCCACAATGATTTGTAAGCGCTCTTTGGCAATATTGGCGCTAGGCTGCTTTTTTTGTCTAAACATTTCCAGGAAACTCATCATTAGCCTCCAAACATCCTTTTTAGCAGGCTCTTGCGCTGTACCTCTAGAAAACGGTGGGGCAGGTCTTCGCCTTTGAAGCGAGAGACAGCGTCGTTGTATGCTTGACCTGCATCGCTTTCAAGGTCGTGAATAACCGGTACCCCTTGGTTGGATGCTTTAAGTACTGCTTTTGATTCAGGTATGACGCCAAGAAGAGGAATTGCCAGGATATCCTCCACATCAGCGACACTTAACATTTCACCTCGGTTGACCCGGTCTGGATCGTAGCGAGTGAGTAATAAGTGTTCTTTTATTGGCTCTTTATTTTCTTCTGCTCGCTTCGATTTACTGTGAAGAATGCCCAGGATTCTGTCTGAATCGCGTACTGATGAAACTTCTGGGTTAGTCACAATTAATGCTTCATCGGCAAAATAAAGTGACATTTGTGCACCTTTTTCGATACCAGCAGGTGAATCACAAACAATGTAATCAAATTCTTTTCGAAGCTCATTGAGTACTGTCTCAACGCCTTCCATGGTCAGGGCATCTTTATCACGAGTTTGTGATGCAGGTAAAATATATAAATTTTCAACCCGTTTATCTTTAATCAGGGTTTGGTGAATGGTAGCCTCTTTATTAATAACATTAACAAAGTCGTACACCACTCGTCGTTCGCAGCCCATTACCAAGTCTAGGTTGCGTAAGCCGATGTCAAAGTCAATGACAACTGTCTTATGCCCTTTTAGCGCAAGGCCAGTGGCAAAGGCAGCACTTGTTGTTGTCTTACCAACACCTCCTTTACCGGAGGTCACCACAATAATTGTTGCCAAAATTAGGACCCTTAAAAATTCTGTTGCTGATTTATTAAGCGTTTCTTAATTATTAATTAGCACACTCTGATTCAGAGTGCGATAATTTGCAACTCTTCATTCGACAATACGACATGTACCGGCTGTTGCCATTTATCTCTTGGTATACCACTATCGACTTGATAGCTGCCAGCAATGGCAATTAATTCAGGCTCAAAGCGCTGACAAAAAATTCTTGCTTCGCGATTACCGTTAATACCTGCTAAAGCTCGACCACGTAATGGCCCATAAACATGAATATTGCCCGCTGCTAATAGCTCGGCACCAGCACTAACTGGGGCGATAACAATCAGATCACCCGCTGGTGCTAATAACTGCTGCCCTGAGCGTACTGGATGAGTTACCAATTTGGTCGCTACCTGCTGCTTTGAGGGCTGTTCTGGTTGCAAAGTTCCTTTAGTTTTGGATTCAGCTGTCGTAGAACTTGAGGAAGTATGTGCAATTGTGTTGTCAGTTTGATGATCATTAAGTGAATTTTGCTGTGCAGTACTGCCTCTTTCTTCTGGTAGCCAGGCTAAACCTGCACCCGTTGCGGCCTGACGGATATAGATATTATCTGAGCGAAAGGCAACCACCTGTAGGCCATGTTCTGCACACTGTTGCTTCAGTTGTAGTAAATCTAAGTTATGGTTATTGATGCACTTTGCTAAATTAATGATTACTGGAGTTTGCCTAAAAAAATTAGGTGCCTGCGCGACTTTTTCTGCAAGTGCTACAGTAAATTTTTCTGGTTGGTAACGGTATAAGTCAATTGATGTCAAGTTGACCCTGCTAGCTTTTAATTGAAAACAGCTGTCTTCCTTTGAAGCAAAATTCGCGTTAGTTGTCATAGTCGTTGCTGCTTTGGCTGCTTTATATAAGCTCATAGGTTAAACAATAATACCTGGACAATCACAAATAAAAAATCGAATCTGGTGAGCTATCGCAAAAGTAAACCGCTGAAGTGTTTGAGTCTCTAAATAACAGCTTTAGCAGTAGGTACTGCGAATAGCTTGGTGAACTAGCAGTTGAAACGCCAATTCTTCATATGTATTTACCGAATTTAGCTTGCGATATACCCATACTCAAAGAGTAGGAGATTTAAGTCCTCTATGCTGATTGGAGTAAATTGCGTACAATGGCGCGCTTTTATTTTATTGTAGAAGAATTTTTTTATTGGATGCTTAGAAAAGATAGCATTTTTTTGTATTCATCATTGATTTGCAATTGATAGTGGCCGTTGACTAGTGGAATACCCTTATATTAAAGGGGTGAGCAGCTACACTACTCAGGCTTTCTGAATTTGGTAGTTAAAGGTATGTTGGAGCCCAATCGCTTTAAAGCTAAATTTCTCAGCCCAAAATACTGGCTGACTTGGTTATGGTTAGGTATTGCCTGGCTGATCAGCTGGTTGCCTTATAAATGCTTGATGTGGTTAGGGGGGGGAATTGGAAGGCTTTTGTATTGTTTGGGTGGTCGTCGGAAACACATTGCAAAAACAAACATTGCACTGTGTTTTCCAGAGCTATCAGTAATAGAGCAAGAGCAAATGCTCAAAAATAACTTTATCTCAATGGGGATGAGTTTATTAGAAGTAGGGATGGCATGGTGGTGGCCAAAATGGCGACTGGCTAAACTATCAACAATAGATGGTTTGGAGTATTTACAAAGCCAGGATGGTGAAGGCATTTTATTAGTAGCCATGCACTTTTCAACATTGGAAATTGGTGCAGCATTACTGGGTAGAGAAATGCCAATTGATGGAATGTACCGTAAACATAAAAACCCTGTTTTTGATTTTATTCAGCGTCGGGGTAGGGAAAATTATCATCCCTCATCACAAACTATTCCACGCAAGGAAGTGAGAACTATGTTGAAAGCACTAAGACAGGGCAGAACTGTGTGGTATGCACCTGACCAAGATTATGGGCCAAAGCAAAGTATTTTTGTTCCATTTTTTGGTGTAATTGCCGCAACAGTGACAGCAACAGCTAAATTTGCCAAATTAGGTAAAGCGAAAGTGGTACCTTTTGTTCAACACCGTCGAGAAGATGGTAAAGGCTATCATGTGCAAGTATTACCACCATTGGAAAACTTTCCCACAGGTGATGAAGAGGCGGATGCCATTACAGTCAATCAGTTAGTTGAAAGAGAAGTCCGAAAACGGCCTGATCAATATATGTGGTTGCATAGACGCTTTAAAACCAGACCAGTAGGGGATGTAAAAATATACTAAGTAGTCTAACAATAAAGTTTTTTCACCTTGACTTATGCTGTATCTCTAAGAATGAGCCTGTATATCAAAGCAGACAGGCATCACCTGTTGCCTTGAGTAGTGAAAGAACTTTTTGGTTGAAGCACTAGCTATGATAACAGCACTTTAGGTGCTGTTATCGCCTGCCTTAGCCTGCAAACATAACACGAATGCTATCTAGTCTTAAGTTAGTTTTTTGTAGAGCTGCAGTTCCTTGATTAGCTAGGGAACGCCACTGCTCAATTTCCGCTTCACGAATATTGGGATTCACTTTTTGTAGGGCTTCTAGTCGGCTGATTTCTTCTCCTAGCTTGGTGAGCAGTTGTTGAGTAGCGGCTTTTACGATAGCGTCTACCTGTTCACTGGCTTTATTTTCAGCCATTTTTAATGCTTCGCTGATAGGCTCTGACTGTGCTTTAATCAGCTTTCTGGCAGTTTTTTTCTTGATTGGGTGTAATTGAGTATCTAGCGTTTCAAAGGTGACTTTATCAGCTAGGTCATTGCCTTTTGGATCAATTAAAGCACGAATGCTAGATGGAACCATTAACCGTTTTAATTGGGGTTGTTGTTGGACAGGCGCTTCAACAATAAAAATGGCTTCTACCAGCATAGTACCAGGCTTTAAAGCTTTATTTTTTAATAAAGCAACTGCTGTATTACCTAATTCAGTATCCAGCATTTGCTCCATGCCATAGCGAACTAGGGGGTGCTCCCAGGTTAAAAACTGCATATCTTCTCTGCTTAGTGCTTGTTCGCGAGAAAATGTCATGGTAGTCCCGTCTTCAGGCAGCCCTGGAAAACTGGGTAATAACATTTGTTCACCTGGACGCACGATAATGGCATGTTCAGAGTGGTCTTCTGAATCAATACCAAAGCAGTCAAATAAAGCCTCTAAATACTTTTTCAGCGGTTTAGTTTCACTAGCAGACTCAACGGTGCTAATTAACTCGCTAGTGTCACTCAGGCCTTGAGAGTGTAATTCCAACAGCCGATCACGCCCGGCTTGTAGATTAGACTTTAACTGTTGATTGAGGACTTTGGCTTCTTCAATAAAAGCATCAATATCCTGTTGCTCACAGGTTGAAGCAGTTAATAAATCTTCCAGAGAAGGCTTTAGTTTTTGATAAACACCGTCACCCGTTGTGCATATTTGTTCAAATGAATTAAGGCTATGGTGGTACCATTGAAATAAAACGTCTTGTGCTGAGTTTTCAAAATACGGCACATGCACTTTAATGGTTTCAGTCTGGCCAATGCGATCAAGACGGCCGATTCTCTGTTCAAGTAAATCAGGCAGCACAGGTAAATCAAATAATACTAAGTGATGGGCAAATTGAAAATTACGGCCTTCACTGCCAATTTCTGAACAAATTAAGGTTTGGCAACCATACTCTTCATCAGCAAAATAAGCTGCGGCTCTATCCCGCTCAATAATACTCATCCCTTCATGAAAAATGGCACTGGCAATGCCTGAACGTACTCTTAATGCTTCGTCTAGCTCCATACAGGTTTCTGCATGAGCACAAATAATTAAGACTTTTTGGCTTTTTAGTAATTTTAACAGGTTGATTAACCAGTCAACACGTGGATCAAAACGCCACCAGGGGTCTTTATCTTCAACCAAAATTTCCCTTTCGTAGGTGCGCTCTGGAAACAAAACTGCATTGGGAGTATCACGGTTTTCGAGAGCAAGCTGATATAACTCAGGCAACTTCTGTGGGTAAGCTTGCATGACCCTACCAGGAAAGCCAGATACGGCAGATCGGGTATTTCGGTAAAGCACCCGGCTAGTGCCATGACGATCCAATAAGTGAGATAACAGTTGCTGTTTGGTCTGTTGTTTGATCTTTTCAGGCTGATCGCTATTAATGGTGGCAGCCTGCTGGCTGGCTTCTTCACCTAAATAATTAATCAGTCGGTTAATTGCAGCTTCAGATAAAGTTTGACTTTCAATTAACTCTTCAGCTATTTCTGCAACGGCTTGATAATGCTGTGACTGCTCTTCAAAGTCAGCCAGTGAATGAAATTTGTCTGGATCAAGTAACCGAAGGTGGGCAAAGTGGCTGCTGTGACCGCATTGCTCTGGAGTAGCTGTCAGCAATAATACTCCAGCTGTTTTTTGTGCAAGCTTTTCAATGGCTAAATACTCTTCACTTGCCGTGTCAGGGGTCCAGCTTAAGTGGTGGGCTTCATCAACGACGAGTAAATCCCAGTCAGCTGCTAAGGCATCATTTAAATGCTTAGCTTGTGTGAGTTCATTTAAGCTGATTAATATTAATTGCTCACTTTCAAAGGGATTGCCTGAGTCAGAATCATTGAATTGAGCCAGTCGCTCACTATCAAACAGGCTAAAGTGCAGGTTGAAACGTCTAAGCATTTCCACCAGCCACTGGTGCAATAAACTTTCGGGTACCACAATCAAGACTCTTTCCGCTCGCCCAGTGAGTAGCTGTTGATACATGATCAACCCGGCCTCAATGGTTTTTCCTAAGCCCACCTCGTCAGCCAGCAATACCCGAGGAGCCTGACGTTTACCGACTTCATCGGCAATATGTAACTGGTGGGGAATTAAGCTGGTGCGTGCGCCACACATGCCCAGTAAAGGAGATTGATAAATATTGCGGGCATGTTCCCAGGTTTTATAGCGCAAGCTAAAGTGGTTATTTTGGTCAATTTGACCTGCTAATAAGCGCTCTTTCGGTTTTTGAAACTGGATGAAGTTGCCTAGGCATGACTCTGAAAGCTCTTGAGGTTTACCGTTGGGCAAAGTGCCCTGATAAGTAATTAAGCCATCTTGCTCCACTATGTCGGTAACCATCATGCTCCAGCCTTCATGGCTTTCAATGGTGTCACCGGCAACAAAGCGGATGCGGGTAAGAGGGGAGTTTTTTACTGCATAAAGTCGAGTTTGCCCATTAGAGGGAAACAGTAATGTGACCATTCGTTGATCCAAGGATAAAACAGTGCCTAGGCCTAGCTCTGTTTCTGTATCACTAATCCAACGTTGTCCTGGAACAAATGTCGTCATTCTGTACGCCTATCTACCTCAGAAAAAGGCGATATGGTAGCGAATATATTCTGAATAACAATAGTCGATTTGCCTAATTTTCGGCAGTAATTTTTATCAGTGGGAAGAAAAAGCTTAAAAGTAGTTAGTCGCCTGTTGTTGTTTGTTATTGACTCTTTAGAAAAACAGCAACAGGCAGGGTAAAAAAGCCTTAATTATTCATTAGTATTGGCTTCTTCAGATTGTCCATCAGCAGATTCTTTACCAATCTCTAATATTAACTCTGGTTTGCCTTTAATCGCTTTGGCCAGGGTTTCTTTGTGCTTGGCGAATAATAAACCAATATCTTCAGCAATCTTCTCATCAATACTATCAAATGTTTGCTCTAGCAGCATGGTAATATTTGCAGCTAGCTCAAGCATTTTGTCGTGTTCTTCGGCGGCTTTTTTATCTGAGAACATACTACCGTCCCTATCGCATTTCCACATGGGTATAACGGCCATTCGCTCACCTCTTGCATGGACCAAATTAATTTAGGTCTCAAATATAAGTACATTGAGAGACCTGTGGATTAAAACTCATTGTGAAACTAGCCAGCTTAGTTAGCTAGTTATTATGGTTGTACTGTATATAAATACAGTATATTTGTCCATAGGGGCTGTATTGTATCCAATAAGGTTGGCTAGGAACAATCCAAATATTTTCTGTCGCTTTAAATCACTAGTTTTTACCGTTGGCTTGTAAGAATGAAAAATTGCTTTAGGTCAATAAAAGTCTCTAACTAGGCTATTAGCCTTATGAGCTGATTGATGTTGGTCAATAAAAGCAGCCTGGGTTGCTGCTACTGTTGGTTCAAGTTTAGGCAATAGCCAACAGGAGGTAAGCGATGTATATCGATGAAACAGTGTTAGCTTCTTTAATAACGATTGGCTTAGTTGTTGGTTTCTTTGTTGGTGTTGGCCTACTGATTCGAAAGGATATTAGAGGGCAACGTTGAATATACCGATTTTCACAGTTTTGGTCAGCAGTTTTGGCTGCTGGCCAAAAGTCAGGTCATTATGACCTGAACGTTTGAGGCTAGACAGACGTAAGGATGCTCTATTTGTATAGAGCTTTTAAGGTAAGTGTGGTGGGCTACTTAGTTTTGTCAGGTTTTACGTAGTCTATCACCTTGCCTGTTTTTTCTCTTCTAGCTTTTATTAGTACCTTATGATGGTTCCTTTTACTCCTTTATCTGGCTTTCAGCTTGACCGGTTTCAAGGTAAGATTAATTTAGTTGGTTAAGCATGGGAGACAGGTGATGAGTGTACAGGCTGAAATTGAACAAAAATTGACGAAAGCTTTAAATCCTGCCTACTTAGCTGTTACAAATGAAAGTCATATGCACAATGTGCCGCCTGGCTCGGAGTCGCACTTTAAAGTGGTGGTTGTATCAGCTGACTTTTTAGGAAAAATGCCAGTAAAAAGACATCAGCTGATTTATGGTTTATTAGCTGAAGAAGTGCAACATAAAATTCATGCATTAGCGTTGCATACTTATACGCCAGATGAGTGGAAGAAACAGGCCGAGTCTGCTCCTGAGTCCCCCAGCTGTGCAAATAAAAGATAGGCTCCCAATCTATGTGTGGTGGTGCTGAGTTTGTGCAAAACCAGGAGCGTTATCGGGTATTTTTTCCTAACCCTAATGCAAAACTCCCTGTATTGCAAAGAGATGGTAGCGTTGTCATGGTGCCTTGGGGACGGCGTGAAAATCAGCCAGGAAGTTCTCCTCAAGGGGGATGGGCTAGACTGGAATCTATTCAACGATGCGCTTGGCAGCCCTTTAACCCAAGGCCAGTGAAAATAGTAGTCACCTCATTTATGGAAAAAGATGAAACAGAGCAAAGCCGCTGGTTTCCTCTTGAAGCCCATGAAATCATCCAAGGGTTATTGGCCACTGAAGGTAATATTCAACGGGTTTATGTGGTGACTGAACCCCATCCTGAATCGACCCACGACAGTGGCCGCTGGCCACGAGTTATTCCTCTTAAAGAACCTGTTGATAAGGGAGAATCAACTTTAGACGAGCCTGAGCAAACCTCGTTAATTTAAGGGAACTGTCTCCAAAACTGGTCTTGCTTTCACTAAACCTTTAAAATAAGACGTTTTAATTGGTCTTGTGCTGCTTCTTTATTTACAGGTTGCAGTGCTAGTAACACCAGCAGATTTGCGATCTGCTAAGGTAGAGGGATTAAGATGTCTCAGTTTGTTATTGCCGCTCTTTATAAATTTACTCGATTACCTGACTTTGAATCGATGCGCCAGCCGTTATTGGACAAGATGCTTGACCTTGAAGTGAAGGGAACCTTATTACTAGCTGCTGAAGGAATTAATGGCACGGTTGCAGGGAGCCGAGAGGGGGTTGATCAGTTATTAAATTATTTAAAGTCCCATCAGCCATTGGCTGGCTTAACTCATAAAGAATCCTATGATAATAAGCAGCCTTTCTATCGCACTAAAGTAAAATTGAAAAAAGAAATTGTTACCATGGGTGTACCTGGTATTGATCCTAACCACGTGGTAGGTACTTATGTGAAACCAACGGAATGGAATCAGTTAATCAATGACCCAGAGGTGCTGCTGATAGATACCCGTAATGATTATGAATATCAAGTAGGGACTTTTGAAGGTGCGGTTAACCCCAAAACAGATAGCTTTCGAGAGTTTCCTGAGTATGTTGAGCAACAGCTTGACCCTGCTAAACACAAAAAAGTAGCCATGTTTTGTACTGGAGGCATTCGCTGTGAAAAATCCACTGCATTGTTAAAAGAAAAGGGCTTTGAAGCCGTTTATCACCTTGAGGGAGGGATTTTAAAGTACTTGGAAGAAGTCCCAGCCTCAGAAACTAAATGGCAAGGAGAGTGTTTTGTATTTGATAATCGCGTGACAGTGGATCATCAGCTCAATAAAGGCAGCTATGATATGTGCTTTGGTTGCCGAATGCCAATTTCTGAGCAAGAAAAGCAATCAGAGCAATATAAAGAAGGGATTTATTGTTCATACTGCTTTGACTCTCAGTCAGAAAAAACCAGGCAACGAGCAGAGTCTCGACAAAAGCAAATAGAGTTAGCCAAAAGGCGAAAACAGCCACATCCAGTGGGCTTACAGATGAAGGACTAATTATTACCCTGCATGGAAATTACTTACTTATTTGACCCTATGTGCTCCTGGTGCTGGGGTTTTGCTCCAGTGATTGACAAGCTTACAGTGGCATTGGCAGGGAAAGGAAAACTGCATTATCGGGTTGGTGGGCTGCGTGCAGGACAGCAGCAACCATTGACCCCACCATTACGCAATTACATTCTTGAGCACTGGCAACAAGTACAAAAAACCACTGGTCAGCCATTTAATTTTTCAGGCGCGTTATCTGAAGGGTTTATCTATGATACGGAGCCTTCTTGTAGGGCTGTTGTGGTTGCAAGAGAACATTTTCCTGATCAGCTAAAAAAATTAATCACTGCTCTACAGCGGGGCTTTTATGTTAATCAACTGGATATAACAACCCCACATGGAATTAAACAAGTAGCAGCTGAAGCAGGATTACCTGAAGAAGGTTTTATGGAAGCTTTTTTTTCGAATGAAACGAAAGCATTAACTGAGCAGGACTTTGAATTTACTTATAACTTAGGAATTCAGGGCTTTCCCACGTTACTGTTCACTGATCAACAGCAGTGGCATATATTGGTCAGTGGCTATAAACGGTGGGAGGAGTTACAGCCATTAATGAAAGAATTAATCATTTAATCTGTTCGCTGGGAAATGGCTGTGTCTTTAAAGTGGGTATTTTAATTAAAATGTAATAGCTGACACTACAAGCAATGGTGATTAATAAACCTTTTAGTAGCCAGTTACTCACTAACCAGCAGCTAAACAGTATGCAGGGCCACATGAGTAATAAGGTATAAGTTTTGGCTTTGGCTGGCATGCCTTCACCAGAAATATAATAGTGAATGTAGTTGCCCAAATGAGGATGATTAATCAGCCAATCGTGAAACTTGTCTGAGCCTTTGGCATAGCAGCCTGCTGCTAACAATAAAAAGGGAGTAGTGGGTAATAAAGGTAAAAAAATGCCTAGCACACCAAGCCCTACCGCTAAATGCCCAGCTCCAATATAAACCCAGCGCCACATAATCGTGTTCCTAAAGTAGGCTTTCTTTAAGCATAATGTGTATCATAGAATACTGCCTACATTACTCTGCTAAACAAATAATAACAACATATGACAGCACACCCACTTATTCAGCCAAATGGCGAGCCGTTATTTGGTATTTTTGACTACCCGATTAGTGAAATTAATGTCGGTGATTTTCAGTTATTGACACCTTTTGGTAAGCCATCAAACCGTTGGCAACAATGGTTTGGCTTTAATCAATTCCAGTATTTTGGTGTGATTTCACAAGAATTGATTTTGGGTTGTGCTATTGCTGATACCAAACTGGTAGGCGCGGCTTTTTGCTATTTATATCAGCCTAATACTGGAAAAATGTTGTCTTACTCGCTTAAGTCTCCCTTCGCTCATGCTTGCCAGTTTGCTGCTAGCCCTGATGCAGGTACTACCACTTTTACACAAGGTAAACGCCGAATTGA
This genomic interval from Spartinivicinus ruber contains the following:
- a CDS encoding pseudouridine synthase, with product MRYLNCIYYDDDLAVFDKPAKLLTVPSNRPELNDSLATRVTRVFPTARIVHRLDWQTSGLIVMAMNLDSLRHLSKQFETRVVNKTYQAVVAGRLPQPQGRITLPLCVDWPNRPKQRIDYQMGRNADTYWKVLDYDGQKSRVELKPITGRSHQLRLHLKALGNPILGDEWYAPASIHAKSTRMLLHAHILKLYHPKSNAPLEFTSPIPF
- the minE gene encoding cell division topological specificity factor MinE, which produces MSFLEMFRQKKQPSANIAKERLQIIVAHERATRDGPDYLPNLQQDILAVVRKYIEIENDQVSVSVDNADNCSILELNVTLPG
- the minD gene encoding septum site-determining protein MinD; this translates as MATIIVVTSGKGGVGKTTTSAAFATGLALKGHKTVVIDFDIGLRNLDLVMGCERRVVYDFVNVINKEATIHQTLIKDKRVENLYILPASQTRDKDALTMEGVETVLNELRKEFDYIVCDSPAGIEKGAQMSLYFADEALIVTNPEVSSVRDSDRILGILHSKSKRAEENKEPIKEHLLLTRYDPDRVNRGEMLSVADVEDILAIPLLGVIPESKAVLKASNQGVPVIHDLESDAGQAYNDAVSRFKGEDLPHRFLEVQRKSLLKRMFGG
- the minC gene encoding septum site-determining protein MinC — encoded protein: MSLYKAAKAATTMTTNANFASKEDSCFQLKASRVNLTSIDLYRYQPEKFTVALAEKVAQAPNFFRQTPVIINLAKCINNHNLDLLQLKQQCAEHGLQVVAFRSDNIYIRQAATGAGLAWLPEERGSTAQQNSLNDHQTDNTIAHTSSSSTTAESKTKGTLQPEQPSKQQVATKLVTHPVRSGQQLLAPAGDLIVIAPVSAGAELLAAGNIHVYGPLRGRALAGINGNREARIFCQRFEPELIAIAGSYQVDSGIPRDKWQQPVHVVLSNEELQIIAL
- the lpxL gene encoding LpxL/LpxP family Kdo(2)-lipid IV(A) lauroyl/palmitoleoyl acyltransferase, whose amino-acid sequence is MLEPNRFKAKFLSPKYWLTWLWLGIAWLISWLPYKCLMWLGGGIGRLLYCLGGRRKHIAKTNIALCFPELSVIEQEQMLKNNFISMGMSLLEVGMAWWWPKWRLAKLSTIDGLEYLQSQDGEGILLVAMHFSTLEIGAALLGREMPIDGMYRKHKNPVFDFIQRRGRENYHPSSQTIPRKEVRTMLKALRQGRTVWYAPDQDYGPKQSIFVPFFGVIAATVTATAKFAKLGKAKVVPFVQHRREDGKGYHVQVLPPLENFPTGDEEADAITVNQLVEREVRKRPDQYMWLHRRFKTRPVGDVKIY
- the rapA gene encoding RNA polymerase-associated protein RapA, translated to MTTFVPGQRWISDTETELGLGTVLSLDQRMVTLLFPSNGQTRLYAVKNSPLTRIRFVAGDTIESHEGWSMMVTDIVEQDGLITYQGTLPNGKPQELSESCLGNFIQFQKPKERLLAGQIDQNNHFSLRYKTWEHARNIYQSPLLGMCGARTSLIPHQLHIADEVGKRQAPRVLLADEVGLGKTIEAGLIMYQQLLTGRAERVLIVVPESLLHQWLVEMLRRFNLHFSLFDSERLAQFNDSDSGNPFESEQLILISLNELTQAKHLNDALAADWDLLVVDEAHHLSWTPDTASEEYLAIEKLAQKTAGVLLLTATPEQCGHSSHFAHLRLLDPDKFHSLADFEEQSQHYQAVAEIAEELIESQTLSEAAINRLINYLGEEASQQAATINSDQPEKIKQQTKQQLLSHLLDRHGTSRVLYRNTRSAVSGFPGRVMQAYPQKLPELYQLALENRDTPNAVLFPERTYEREILVEDKDPWWRFDPRVDWLINLLKLLKSQKVLIICAHAETCMELDEALRVRSGIASAIFHEGMSIIERDRAAAYFADEEYGCQTLICSEIGSEGRNFQFAHHLVLFDLPVLPDLLEQRIGRLDRIGQTETIKVHVPYFENSAQDVLFQWYHHSLNSFEQICTTGDGVYQKLKPSLEDLLTASTCEQQDIDAFIEEAKVLNQQLKSNLQAGRDRLLELHSQGLSDTSELISTVESASETKPLKKYLEALFDCFGIDSEDHSEHAIIVRPGEQMLLPSFPGLPEDGTTMTFSREQALSREDMQFLTWEHPLVRYGMEQMLDTELGNTAVALLKNKALKPGTMLVEAIFIVEAPVQQQPQLKRLMVPSSIRALIDPKGNDLADKVTFETLDTQLHPIKKKTARKLIKAQSEPISEALKMAENKASEQVDAIVKAATQQLLTKLGEEISRLEALQKVNPNIREAEIEQWRSLANQGTAALQKTNLRLDSIRVMFAG
- a CDS encoding YebG family protein, translating into MAVIPMWKCDRDGSMFSDKKAAEEHDKMLELAANITMLLEQTFDSIDEKIAEDIGLLFAKHKETLAKAIKGKPELILEIGKESADGQSEEANTNE
- the ccoM gene encoding cytochrome c oxidase subunit CcoM — protein: MYIDETVLASLITIGLVVGFFVGVGLLIRKDIRGQR
- a CDS encoding BolA family protein, producing the protein MSVQAEIEQKLTKALNPAYLAVTNESHMHNVPPGSESHFKVVVVSADFLGKMPVKRHQLIYGLLAEEVQHKIHALALHTYTPDEWKKQAESAPESPSCANKR
- the trhO gene encoding oxygen-dependent tRNA uridine(34) hydroxylase TrhO, which produces MSQFVIAALYKFTRLPDFESMRQPLLDKMLDLEVKGTLLLAAEGINGTVAGSREGVDQLLNYLKSHQPLAGLTHKESYDNKQPFYRTKVKLKKEIVTMGVPGIDPNHVVGTYVKPTEWNQLINDPEVLLIDTRNDYEYQVGTFEGAVNPKTDSFREFPEYVEQQLDPAKHKKVAMFCTGGIRCEKSTALLKEKGFEAVYHLEGGILKYLEEVPASETKWQGECFVFDNRVTVDHQLNKGSYDMCFGCRMPISEQEKQSEQYKEGIYCSYCFDSQSEKTRQRAESRQKQIELAKRRKQPHPVGLQMKD
- a CDS encoding DsbA family protein; translated protein: MEITYLFDPMCSWCWGFAPVIDKLTVALAGKGKLHYRVGGLRAGQQQPLTPPLRNYILEHWQQVQKTTGQPFNFSGALSEGFIYDTEPSCRAVVVAREHFPDQLKKLITALQRGFYVNQLDITTPHGIKQVAAEAGLPEEGFMEAFFSNETKALTEQDFEFTYNLGIQGFPTLLFTDQQQWHILVSGYKRWEELQPLMKELII
- a CDS encoding YbaN family protein; translated protein: MWRWVYIGAGHLAVGLGVLGIFLPLLPTTPFLLLAAGCYAKGSDKFHDWLINHPHLGNYIHYYISGEGMPAKAKTYTLLLMWPCILFSCWLVSNWLLKGLLITIACSVSYYILIKIPTLKTQPFPSEQIK